atatatattttaaacactttttaataattaattaattatttgtaaatttaattatacatgaaatattttaaaattttaaatataataaataatatttaaataatttaatataattatatataaaatataaactaatccaaatttttaaatatattttaaataattaatataaataagaaCGTAAAAAACCAAAAGCATCTGAACCCTAACTTTTTATCTTTGGATGAAAAAACACTTTTCACTACACTTTTAACTCCAAAACCCAGATATTTGGGCTTGGGGTAAAAAAGTGTATTTCCACCCCAACAACAATCCATAAcgttaaaacactaaaattttagcTTTTGCAAAAGTGTTTTTTGGTTGAAATTGTTTGCCTGAGTTTGTCGTTAGTTAATTTGATGGTGGTGAGGTTATAATGTAAGGAAGTTGATTAAAGTGATGCAtctctaattaatttttaaaactttattgtAGTAGTTATTGTCATTTTGTATCTCTCCTCTATTAAATTATTCTTGAAGATAATGATATTTGTGGACTATAATCATTGTCATGTTATGTAATAgcaatggtatatatatataaaaattaaaatcaaaactctagttgatcctTAAAGTCACCAATTGTCTCCTTCATCAGAATCTATAACTTTTGTTTTGCTTGTTTTATTGAATAAAATTACTCAATATTAGAACTGAGAAGTTATACTAATGAAGCCCAAGATTGAGGTATTAATATTTTGAGATTTCAAGTTTGAGTCTCATTTCATATAACTGATTTATTTTCCTCCAGTTTTATTCTGATTATTATCATTAACTTtagcttatttatttaatttgatacttaTACTAATCGATTCTGATTGGAGCTAATATTAtagataaaacttaaaaaaagttgGGGTTACCTTTGTTAATATTAGAATTGTTCCCCAGTTTCACTGaggatttcaattttttaatgaaaacttaTCAACTAATAGTTATTCATTTAAATTCTTTATCTTTAAATTGTAATCATATGGGTATttgattatttatgaaatttaactTTATCATAATTGATTAGTTTAAGATATCAGATCAAATACTTCTAActtatatttaaaagaaattgacTGAGTTGAATTccccattattattattttaggtttaatGATAAAGTTGGATActaatgtttaaatgttttattaaaatgatcttaattatattttttgagtCTTTTTGGCCATTAATCTTTGTTCTTTGTTTAATTTGCtttttctaacagatttaatgaataaattcaaggtttcaatctttattttctttcaaaaaatttcaatctTTTGTATGTTTGTTTACTGATAAATTTTTCTACtgagttaaattttttagataattacgtttattttctttaaattaaggattatttttaatttaatttaatttattattttccacatataattatcttattggattacctaagtaataaattacatctcattaaaaatattccacatatgAAATTTCATATCATCCCTATTAACTTTTTTAACGGTACTTTCATTAAATCTATTAGAAAATagcagattgaaaaaaaaaatgttgatgACCAAAAAAGACTCATTTTGACAAAATATGCAAACGTTAGTGACCAAATttgtcattaaatttttttctctagGTATTAATGCGATACTAAATTAACTTACTGAGTGTATTATACTACAATTActtcattttaaataaattaaatttaatacacatttttagaataaattattGTGAATCCTGAATTGATTTCACTACAAATAAATTCATTTGCTACattatttaaagttaaaattaaaataattaataaaataattttattttaactcttttatttttcaattgattAATAATCTAATTAACTTCTGATCCCATACACATTTTCATAANNNNNNNNNNNNNNNNNNNNNNNNNNNNNNNNNNNNNNNNNNNNNNNNNNNNNNNNNNNNNNNNNNNNNNNNNNNNNNNNNNNNNNNNNNNNNNNNNNNNNNNNNNNNNNNNNNNNNNNNNNNNNNNNNNNNNNNNNNNNNNNNNNNNNNNNNNNNNNNNNNNNNNNNNNNNNNNNNNNNNNNNNNNNNNNNNNNNNNNNNNNNNNNNNNNNNNNNNNNNNNNNNNNNNNNNNNNNNNNNNNNNNNNNNNNNNNNNNNNNNNNNNNNNNNNNNNNNNNNNNNNNNNNNNNNNNNNNNNNNNNNNNNNNNNNNNNNNNNNNNNNNNNNNNNNNNNNNNNNNNNNNNNNNNNNNNNNNNNNNNNNNNNNNNNNNNNNNNNNNNNNNNNNNNNNNNNNNNNNNNNNNNNNNNNNNNNNNNNNNNNNNNNNNNNNNNNNNNNNNNNNNNNNNNNNNNNNNNNNNNNNNNNNNNNNNNNNNNNNNNNNNNNNNNNNNNNNNNNNNTTTGTTTCATCTTTCAACATTTTTAGCCTCATTTTAGTTGTCTCTTATTGTTTCTGCTGATCACTGACTGCTCCATAGGTGTTTATTTTACACCTGCCAAAAAAAGAGATTTTTAAAATAGgaaataaataaaccattttccttctaaaattaaaaatgcataatgataaatttagttttctatcgatacattttttttttcaaattaactattttttagttaaatttgaccattaatTTTTTGAAAGGATTCAAATCACTTTTTTAAATGAccgattaaaacattaattttttaacgatGTTGGTTTGGTGACTCGTATGACAGTCCATGTGTAATTTAATTCGATATGatattatttgtcttatatgacacgtcaacaaataatttaaaaattatgaaaatattaaaaaataaaactaaattataaaaagttcataaaaaattaGCATGAGGTACACATAAATTACCATGTGGGTTgctatgtttaaaaatttaacattttagttgATATTTTCATTAAAAGCTTAACGTTTTAGTcggcattttcattaaaaatgatggTCAAATTCGACTTTTATTAAAAGGTTGAGAATCAAATTTAACTCAGAAAAGTAAATGcaataaaatatgtaaacattaaggatttaatttgttattatgctAATTAAAAAACTCGACATTTAATGTACACATAATAATCATATATATCCAATGATTATTTATAACATTATAAGATCTAAAGGCATGTTGCATTCTCAAGGAAAGAACATGATTCGAATTTTGGAGACAACTGTCACAAATTTTGAACATAAACTATAAAAGAGAcatgaaaagtataaaaaaaatctcatatgTAATGTATTTAAGTTAGTTGGTACAAATATTATGCTAGTTGGAATCAAATTGTGCTGACTTCTGGTTGGTACCAAGAATATTATTCTATTGTAAGAtcattaaataaagaaaatatactttTTCATGGATAGGGGATTTCGaccaaaattttgtaaatttatccttattattatttaataataaaaattaaaatttatttataataatatttgtttaaactatttttatttaagaatttgattcaattttttacCTATCAGatcaattcaattataaaattattgaaaatttattatttttacataataacaaatattattctaagagttttgttatatttttaaaatctaaaaatatatagaGATGATTAGTAATTTCTATTATCTCAAATTTATCATTTCATATCTTATAATCTAATATaaccattaatttttttctttaataaaatggGTTGCAAGGtaagattaatttttaaaaaaaaaaataggccATCACTTAATTTATAGACAAATTCTGCAAGAAATCACATGTTAAAATTCCAACTCAAACCTATTAAATATCGAAATTTCCCCTAGAATCCAATTCCAAGTTCAATTGAGTCATGGTTAACAGGGTTGGGTGTGAATTACCACTATCATTATTGTGGGTATCTTACTTTCCTCcaagtataatatatataattttttttaaaaataatatccgATCCATATTAATGTATCGGTTTTATATATTATCGatgaataataatataatattaaattttatgtgatGACCTGATAGTTAAAAGTGTTCATCGCTTTAAGTGTGCCTTGAGTTTGAGTCATATTAATCGTGTTGGTTGTTTGAGTTTTATCCTGTTATTGtaattcatcaaaataataataatataatattttatcattaaataaatattaataattttttaatttaaaatttaaaaattaaaaatttgaatttaagatTACAGATGAGTTTAAGATcacctttcacttttttttttcaacaaatGTCATTGTCAAACCCCACAATGAATGGGAAGATGCCCTCTTTTTTTTCCACTTTCCCAGGCATTCACACATCTCATTTGTTTGAAGCTTAATCTGAATCCATGCCAACCCCCCATACTGCAAGCTCAAAAGCTGCTTCTTAAAGgccagtatatatatatatatattcactgtCGTTTAGACAATACTGCTGGCAACATCATGAACTGTCATCATGAACAACTTCAATATCATTAAAATGATTTCAAACTGGATAAAAGCAACTCCATTTGTGTTCACATGTTAGATTTCAAAGTTTAAAGTAAATGTAAATGTTGATATTCATTAAATATTGTTGTAATAATCACGAAATCAAGTAAAATGATaagagtttatttatttaattaatagtcGAGAGTTCGATCCATTTATGATCAGTTCGTAATTAGTAAGGGGTGGCCTTCTTTAAATTCAACTCCACCTTcttaatatcttttattttcgtATTTATAACTAAtgttcaaaatttataattattttttcaataatataatttttaagattcgaattaatatttttttaagagtACAATGTAATTTGAGATTTTAAATTCCTACGGGGAAGAATCTCTTAACCAGAATCATGAAATAAAAGGCTAAATCCTTTTGCATTTtgctttttgttgtttgatataatcttaaaaaagaaagagaaaagatgaGATAAgctcacaaatatatataaatatactatcAGAAATGAAATACCAAACTCCAAATCATCTCAATTCTCACATGACAgtaacaaacaaaacaaaaaaattccaATATTCACAcaaatctttttcatttttttattcttctcCTACCAGCCTCAACTGAGTTCTCTCAGCATTGTTAGCATCGACAGAGATGATcaaccaaaaattattaaaaaaacaaaaaaactttcTCATCTCATTTTCCTTTTCAGGCCATGGTTTCAAAACTTTCCCGGACAACTTTTAACATATCAGAAAAAGTAACAATCCCAACCAAGCTACAATCTTCTTCTATAACCCAAACATAGTTCACCCTATGAGCAATAGCTTGAATCATCACTGCAACTAGTGAACTCTTTGGATGACAAACAATTGCCTCTGATCTCCTTACCATCCTGGCTGAATAACTCATTGATCTACTTATCCTTCCAGGCCTTGGAAATGGTGAAACTTGAACCGCCATTGAAGATGATGAATATTCCTCAtctgatgaagatgatgatgaaaacCCACCACAAGACATTGAAACTGTGAAATGTTGAAGCATCCCATTCATGTTTTTCTCTTTTAACTTTGCTGAAACAACCTTGACAAGCTCTTCTGGTGGACCTCCACAGTCAATGTAAGCCATTAAGTCCATAGATGACAAGGTCTTGAGTGCTGCAGCCACTGTCTCATCACAACAGGCTAAAGTGAAAGGTGAAATCTCTCCTATTAGGGTCCTCTCACTGTCAACAACAGCCACTGAGGTTTGTTCCACCAAAGCTCTAGAGATAGCTCCAATGGCAGCTGAGGCAGGTGAGTGATACTCAATGGTGAGGGTATTGGGGCTGATTATGTTAAGTGTGTCAATGGAGAAAGAAGAGATTGGGGAAAAAAGACCAATGGAGCTTAATAAGAATCTGATAATATCTTCTTGTGTTAACCAACAAAATGGCTTCTGTTGCTGTTTTGATCTCTTGTTGTTGAACACCTTGGTTTTGATTGGTACCACAAGGTTTTGTGCTCCTTCAAGTATAAGATCA
The genomic region above belongs to Gossypium hirsutum isolate 1008001.06 chromosome D05, Gossypium_hirsutum_v2.1, whole genome shotgun sequence and contains:
- the LOC107903555 gene encoding CBS domain-containing protein CBSX5, with translation MAVSLLSHELSDLCLGKPALRSLSITSTIAEALEVLKTSDDNFVSIWNCDDVECCSRCVGKVCIVDVICYLCKDENLVSPSIALKQPVSVLLPKIPGLIIHVEPSCSLLEAIDLILEGAQNLVVPIKTKVFNNKRSKQQQKPFCWLTQEDIIRFLLSSIGLFSPISSFSIDTLNIISPNTLTIEYHSPASAAIGAISRALVEQTSVAVVDSERTLIGEISPFTLACCDETVAAALKTLSSMDLMAYIDCGGPPEELVKVVSAKLKEKNMNGMLQHFTVSMSCGGFSSSSSSDEEYSSSSMAVQVSPFPRPGRISRSMSYSARMVRRSEAIVCHPKSSLVAVMIQAIAHRVNYVWVIEEDCSLVGIVTFSDMLKVVRESFETMA